GATGGGGAGTACTATTGGACGGATTGTTTTAGTGATAGGGGCTGTTGCCTATTTTATGGGATACAATCCTCTTGCCCTACTCGATGCTCAAAACCAAACACGCACTAATGCGGTTGTTAGTCAATCGGATGATGAGCGTAGTGCACAGTTTGTAGCTGCTATTTTGGGGCAAACGGAAGAGATTTGGACGAAGATTTTTGAGCAAAATGGGATGAGCTATCCCAAACCAAAGTTAGTGCTGTTTCGCGGAAGTGTAAAAAGCGGATGTGGATATGCTGATGCTCAGGTAGGACCGTTTTATTGTCCTGTGGATAAAAAAGTGTATCTGGATTTGAGCTTTTTCGATGAACTCTCCCAGCGTCACAATGCCCCCGGAGATTTCGCTCAAGCGTACGTGATCGCCCATGAGATCGGGCACCATGTCCAAAATCAGCTCGGAATATTGGATAAGGCACATCGGGCACAGCAAAGTGACATGGGAAAAGCCAAGGCAAATGCTACGCAGGTAAAAGTAGAGCTTCAAGCTGATTGTTATGCCGGAGTATGGGCATACCACACCCAAAAAGAGAGAGCGGTACTCGAAGAGGGAGACATCGAAGAAGCCCTCAACGCCGCCAGTCAGATCGGCGATGACACGCTCCAAAAGCAGGCGCAGGGGTATGTTGTCCCCGATGCATTTACGCATGGAACATCAGCACAGAGGATGAAATGGTTTAAAAGAGGGTTTGCTAAAGGGACATTGGAAGGGTGTAATACGGGGGTGTAACCTCCAAACTTGTATGTTCCACAGACTAAAAAAAATAGAAATAAACATTTTGGAAGAACTATATGCTAAAATGATTTAAATAGATGTTAGATGCGTTACATTCAATTTTTTACCAAAAGGGTTTATATGCGGAAGTTATGGATACTGTTTATGAGTGTCGGTGTTCTTTTCGGAGATACAGAACAGATCCGTAATGATACGGCTGAACCAATGCTATGTAATGCTTTTTATGGTGCCGAATTTAAAGAGGAAGAGTTATACGGGATCAAGCAGCGGATACAAGTTAAACAAGAACTGCGTATTACTAAGATTTTAGATCAGGGAAGTGTATTTAAACGAGAAGGAAACGGTCTTATCAAGTGTTATAATTCAAAAGCAAAAATTGAGTCCTATGATGGACGCAGTATGAGAATAAGCGATGAAAATGCTTTGGAATCTCATAGAATGAATCATGAGATGTTCGATATCAGTTCTTATGCGAATGCTGATCGGGCATTTGTAGAAAATCGTTATGGTATTTCCCAAAAATGTCAGCCGTATAAAGGTGAAGAATATTGTAAAAAGGCTAATGGTCTTGATATATTGTATGACACCAACGGACGAGTTAGTAAGCTCTTTATATACGGAAATGCGGTGAACAACGGAGAATTGCCTTTTGAACCTGAATCCTTGAACAAACTTTATGTTAATGATGAGCCGCTAGGCTTATGGGTCACTAAAAAAAATAGTGAGTTAATCAACAAAAAACCGACATTACAGACTGATAGCGTGATTTTGTGGGAAAATCCTGCACCATCGATAGAGCGTATTATCATGACTCCGCAAAACGGATATAAGGGGGGCATGAGCTATCGTCATAATCAGGGTGTAGAACTGATGGAAGATCGGCTTCGCTCTATCGAGATTATTTATAAAATTGATGACAAAGCATACAAAGCAAAACATGAAAAGTCTCAAAAAATTGAGACGTGGGGAAAGCACCTCAATCCATTAGGTACTATGCCGCGCAACCGTTTTAAGGCGTTTTATATCAATACGAAAGAACCGAATAAAGTGATTGCTACCGAAGAAGTTCCT
The sequence above is drawn from the Sulfuricurvum sp. genome and encodes:
- a CDS encoding neutral zinc metallopeptidase, translating into MKWEDLKRSSNVEDLRYRGSGGRMNLGSGRGANLLIPIIRFLMGSTIGRIVLVIGAVAYFMGYNPLALLDAQNQTRTNAVVSQSDDERSAQFVAAILGQTEEIWTKIFEQNGMSYPKPKLVLFRGSVKSGCGYADAQVGPFYCPVDKKVYLDLSFFDELSQRHNAPGDFAQAYVIAHEIGHHVQNQLGILDKAHRAQQSDMGKAKANATQVKVELQADCYAGVWAYHTQKERAVLEEGDIEEALNAASQIGDDTLQKQAQGYVVPDAFTHGTSAQRMKWFKRGFAKGTLEGCNTGV